ATCTCTCTCAAAGAGCAGCTTTGCCTTTCATAATTTTTCCCCATGGCTTTTCACCTTCTTTTTcctgtattttattttaatatttatttgaacttAATATTAAAAATTTACCTTGTGAagctttttaatttaataataaagttTAGTTGCACTTTATCTATAAATTAAAGTTATTTTGAGCaacttaatattaaattattttgattATGCAAAAAGGAGACATGACAATGCGTCTATATATtaacaaacacatatatatgtcaTATTTATGTATATGCTTATGTGTTTGTTTGCATACACAAATTTTTTCGTATTTGTTTCTATATATATAGAAGTCAATGACAAATGTGTGTTTGTATATAAACACATAAATTTAAGTTTTAACTTGTACTTGAGTATTTATGTTGAGTCTGTGATGTAATATTTCAAgcaagggttttcttatttgatTGTCACAGGTATCAGGAGACTGTGCATATTTTGATTGCAAAGCATTGCCAAAAATTTTAGAAGAGGTGCCACTAATCACTGTTCCTATTGGGAAGCCGATTTTGGGTTGTGAGCTTTTGTTGGCTGAAGAAACAGACTCTTCAGCACTGTCCAATAGGGAAGGAGAAATTCTGGTTGGAGGTAAATGTCTCGCAATGAAATATTTGAATGATGCTTCAGCCAATGCTTCAAAATTTATTAAGTTGAATGTCACTCGTGGAATCTGTGACATTGTTTCAAATGATGAAGTTAACAGTGGTACGTACTTCAGAACTGGTGACTTTGCAAGAAAGCTTAATGATGGCAATTATGTTTTTATTGGAAGAAAAGATCGCATGGTCAAAGTCAATGGGCAGAGGGTTGCTTTGGAAGAAATAGAATACAATATGAGAAAACATCCTCATGTAGCAGATGCTGCTGTTTCTTTTCATCACTGTaaacataataataattatatagcAGCATACGTCATCTTGAAAGAAGTTGATCAATCATATCTCTATAGTGGTAGCCAAAATCAGAATACACATGATCCTTGGAATATGGATGCTAGAAAATATATGTCTGTGTCATTGAGAACCTGGTTGGAGCAGAGGCTACCAGCTGCAATGATCCCTTGTAGATTTCACTTTATTGGAGCATTACCACTGTTGCCTTCTGGAAAAATAAATTATGAAGCATTGCCTCAAACTGAATCCATCTTTCAGGAAACAGGAAAAGAGTATTCTGGAAAATATTTGGATGATAAATATATCCAAATTATAAAACAGGTTTGTTTTTGTAACTCTTCTTTTTAAGTATTACCCTCAGTTTACATCTTTTGTGCTTAATTCAAAATTCACTTGTCAAAATATCAATTGTTGTAAGAGGAAAGTTTTGTTTTAATAGGGGTGAGAGATTATATTGTACAATTCATTCTTAGTAGGGCCTTGTTTAGGTTTTTAGAGACACAATGTTAGCTTCATGGGAAATCTTCATAGAAGggaatcatcaattaagatgtgtTGAGAATGGTATTAtagtttatatcattttaatgttTATCCGATAAGCAATTCTCTTATAAGTCACAAGCAGACTCATTACCTAATGGTTTAGATCGTGGGCTTTCCTTTGTAATTCCTGACACATTCCCCATCTAAATCATGCGACAGGATGACTGAAAAGATATGCTTTGTAGCATGAATTTTATTTGCCTTTGCTCAATCATGCATCCATTCTCACACTAATCTTATATTTTCTCTTAAATGCAGGTTTTTAGAAGAGTTCTTATGGTTGAGGAAATTTCTGATTCTGATGATTTGTTTTTACTTGGTGGGACTTCAATATCTGCAGCACATGTTGCTCATACATTGGGAGTTGATATGCCCTTTATTTACAAGCATCCAAGTCCTATAAAGATTCATAAGGCCATCCTGCAAGTTCCAGAATTGCTGGAAAGTATTAGAAGCCTTGATTCCATTTCAAAACTTTCACTAGAAAAGAGTAAGTATGGAAAAGAAAAAGATACCGAGGGCAGATCAAATCAACATTTTTACAATCTGATTGTTCCTGAAACTTCAAGCTCTATTGACATGAGATACGAAAAAGTTGATTCCTTTGGTTCCCTTATGCATGTAGCTGAAAGAGTTTCCTTTGAGGGGATTGCGGACAACCCTATGAAAAGTAAATTACCAGGAGATGATCTAAGTTTTAATGGTGTTGTTTGCAAACCTCAAAAAGAGCAATGTTCCATACAATATCAATTGCAAAACAATATTGAAACTGGTTTGGAAAATTGGGTTTCTGGTCTTAATTTACCACAAGGAGTGGCATTCAGTAGATGTAACAGAATTATATCTCAAGGAGGATTTGACAATACTTTAATCCTTCAGAATTCAAAAGTAGTTTTCAGAAATCAAGTTTCGGCTAATATATGCCCACTTTGGAAAGTTTTGCTGCACTCCTGTGTTGATGCATCACCTTTGGTTGTGATATGGACTGGAAATTGCTATGTATTTATTGGCTCTCATGCAAGCAAATTTTACTGCATTGATGCATCGAGGTAGCACCTTGCATGCTTATTCTTGGCACCTGTTTTTGATATTTCTTGATGTAGATAGCTTTAGCCTTTCATGAAGATGCCCACCTTTTTTGTCCTTTGTGTGATTTGCTTCTCATTACTTCACTATATCCAatatattatcacagtaaataaaaAATTAGCATCACATAATATAAATAGTAAATAAATTAGAAGTTGGAGTTAACCATTCTTGCCTATAAATCATACTCTTACAGCCCAACCTGGAACCAATTAGTTTATCCTTGGAATATGGGAGAAGTAAACTTTATAATAGTAAGCCTTTATTTTAGTTTTAACAATGTATATATAGCATCAGCTGGGATTTCAATTTCATGTTGGGATACCACAATTTAATGGTAACAATTATTTTCTATACGAGAACTCAATAAGAAAATTAGCCCATTTGAAAGTTAGACATCTTTCATTGGACTATGATTCCAAATATTTCACTTTGATAGCAATTTTGCAAACATTACTTTGAGACAATTTGGTTATTCACTTATTTGTGATTTAATGGAGGACCATTTAGATTGGGAATGAATAGATTGTTTTAGCTGCAATTTCTTTTCGTTTTTGGTATTTCCTTTTTTTGAAGGATTAAAGGAAACACTAGGAGGTGTTTCCTCTACATGATTTCTTCCATAGATGAAGTATTTGAAGGATGCCTCTTTGGCCAATAAGGCTAAGACAGTTCGTTCTTTCTGTGTAATCTTGTTGCAGTAAAAATAATGTATTGTATATTTATTGCTCCTATATTAGGGTTTAATTTGAAATATTCAAG
The nucleotide sequence above comes from Cryptomeria japonica chromosome 11, Sugi_1.0, whole genome shotgun sequence. Encoded proteins:
- the LOC131069486 gene encoding putative acyl-activating enzyme 19 isoform X5; translation: METLYPFIDDDISCFKTAICFIDHLFEIIGPLLASTTLVIPSFDKLREKPLSIFNILKAYSVTRLTIVPSLMRALIPSLQSSDGQSIRKLLRILVLSGEVFPIWMWEVLHETLGETTILNLYGSTEVSGDCAYFDCKALPKILEEVPLITVPIGKPILGCELLLAEETDSSALSNREGEILVGGKCLAMKYLNDASANASKFIKLNVTRGICDIVSNDEVNSGTYFRTGDFARKLNDGNYVFIGRKDRMVKVNGQRVALEEIEYNMRKHPHVADAAVSFHHCKHNNNYIAAYVILKEVDQSYLYSGSQNQNTHDPWNMDARKYMSVSLRTWLEQRLPAAMIPCRFHFIGALPLLPSGKINYEALPQTESIFQETGKEYSGKYLDDKYIQIIKQVFRRVLMVEEISDSDDLFLLGGTSISAAHVAHTLGVDMPFIYKHPSPIKIHKAILQVPELLESIRSLDSISKLSLEKSKYGKEKDTEGRSNQHFYNLIVPETSSSIDMRYEKVDSFGSLMHVAERVSFEGIADNPMKSKLPGDDLSFNGVVCKPQKEQCSIQYQLQNNIETGLENWVSGLNLPQGVAFSRCNRIISQGGFDNTLILQNSKVVFRNQVSANICPLWKVLLHSCVDASPLVVIWTGNCYVFIGSHASKFYCIDASSGEVQWEAELGGRVECTAAVTDDFSQVVVGCYNGAIYFLAFLTGKIIWSFQTDGEVKSQPIIDKSRGLIWCGSHDHNVYALDPQSQSCVFKLACGGSIFGAPVYDMIRSKVYVATTSGRVTAVNLEGFSISISWLYESHAPIFGSLAVDSCTGYVICSMVNGNIIALSTFGKCVWQASTGGPIFSGPCISPALSSQVLVCSRDGFVYAFHLKQGNCLWKHFIGEPITSSAYVDETVGLVSHNENQQETVYRLVCVCSSSGTIHVLKVDSHAAQRYNVATSADFNTFQGHNVSSYDSNLTQTEGKTQNDSLNKFCTDVVDKCKDQNLKVQPIFSHELTKLELKGEIYSSPVMVGGLIFIGCRDDHVYGISIVI